One genomic window of Sphingomonas ginsengisoli An et al. 2013 includes the following:
- a CDS encoding ABC-type transport auxiliary lipoprotein family protein, with product MRAVKFLPVAAALTLSACFGGKPPPTLLTLTPSAAPVAIQRSASAGQAVTIDLPLVAREIRQVRVPVLERPGQITYIKGLQYTATPDLLFQALVSETVRRTTNRVVLEPGQSTLDPGLRVGGTLQRFGYDMASGQVTVTYDAVLSTEGGTKVETRRFEATAPADGTPATVGPALNQAANSVATQVAGWIGG from the coding sequence ATGCGCGCCGTGAAGTTCCTTCCTGTCGCGGCCGCGCTGACCTTGAGCGCCTGCTTCGGCGGCAAGCCCCCGCCCACGCTGCTGACCCTGACCCCGTCGGCGGCGCCGGTCGCGATCCAGCGCAGCGCCTCGGCCGGGCAGGCCGTCACCATCGACCTGCCCTTGGTCGCCCGCGAAATTCGCCAGGTCCGCGTGCCGGTGCTCGAGCGGCCGGGGCAGATCACCTACATCAAGGGCCTCCAATATACCGCGACCCCCGACCTGCTGTTCCAGGCGCTGGTCAGCGAGACGGTCCGGCGGACCACTAACCGCGTGGTGCTCGAGCCGGGACAGAGCACGCTCGATCCGGGCCTTCGCGTCGGCGGCACGCTGCAGCGGTTCGGCTATGACATGGCCTCGGGCCAGGTCACGGTGACCTACGACGCCGTCCTCTCGACCGAAGGCGGCACCAAGGTCGAGACCCGCCGTTTCGAAGCCACCGCCCCCGCCGACGGCACCCCCGCCACCGTCGGCCCTGCGCTCAACCAGGCTGCCAACTCGGTCGCGACCCAG